A genomic region of Trichothermofontia sichuanensis B231 contains the following coding sequences:
- a CDS encoding sugar transferase, with product MFESRSYPHANNGSPLTPVPWLPDIRAPQRWSCSPLQRQRWLHGLALLLSDAIALAVAWRIAAHLNQFYSPIPAQLVWWVWWGLPSLFWVFAATVLLVLAWNGLYSTTGQWKNFLRAGQLVSYVYLASLVVSYFYDPLIDPPRSLFFSAWFASVLLVVGFRLLTTLGLRQVEQSQPVAVFLIAPRERLAPLTQTLQRRAHYRVVGTALPEQVHTATTAQAILATQAQEVLAEGLPEADLASSLYWQLRRVGVNLRLLPTSLSMLHRRGEPEVLAGLPTLKVEAPLFSGLDYQLKRCIDFWGALLGLILLAPLFLGVAIAIKLTSSGPVFFRQERMGLHGKIFQMWKFRTMTVDAPQLQDQLESLNQSQDGIMFKIKHDPRVTVIGRWLRHTSIDELPQLINVLRGEMSLVGPRPLPLRDIQRFAPWHHTRHQVLPGITGLWQVSGRSDIDTFDDAVRLDLYYIDNWSLNLDLDILLETCRIILFGRGAY from the coding sequence ATGTTTGAGTCCCGTTCCTATCCCCATGCTAATAACGGATCACCGCTAACTCCTGTGCCCTGGCTGCCTGACATTCGCGCCCCTCAACGCTGGTCCTGCTCACCGTTACAGCGGCAACGGTGGCTGCATGGTCTGGCCCTGCTCCTAAGCGATGCGATCGCCCTGGCGGTGGCTTGGCGTATTGCTGCCCACCTCAACCAGTTTTATTCCCCCATTCCGGCTCAGTTAGTCTGGTGGGTGTGGTGGGGGTTACCCAGTTTATTTTGGGTGTTTGCGGCAACGGTGCTGTTGGTGTTGGCTTGGAACGGGTTGTATAGCACCACCGGGCAATGGAAAAACTTTCTACGTGCTGGCCAGTTAGTCAGCTATGTGTACTTAGCCTCCCTGGTCGTTTCCTATTTCTATGATCCGTTGATCGATCCGCCGCGATCGCTCTTCTTTAGTGCCTGGTTTGCCAGTGTCCTGCTGGTGGTTGGGTTTCGCCTGCTGACCACACTCGGCCTACGGCAAGTCGAGCAAAGTCAACCGGTTGCGGTCTTTTTAATTGCCCCTCGTGAGCGTCTAGCTCCCCTGACCCAGACCCTGCAGCGACGCGCCCACTACCGCGTGGTGGGTACCGCTCTCCCAGAACAGGTCCATACGGCTACGACGGCCCAGGCAATTTTAGCAACCCAGGCCCAAGAAGTGCTTGCGGAAGGGTTGCCGGAAGCAGATTTAGCCTCGTCGCTGTACTGGCAATTGCGGCGGGTGGGTGTGAATCTACGACTCCTGCCCACCAGCCTGAGTATGCTGCACCGCCGGGGGGAACCGGAGGTTCTAGCAGGGTTACCCACATTGAAGGTCGAAGCTCCCCTCTTCAGTGGCTTGGACTATCAACTCAAACGGTGTATCGATTTTTGGGGCGCACTCTTGGGATTAATACTCCTGGCTCCCCTCTTCCTGGGGGTGGCGATCGCGATTAAGCTCACCTCATCAGGGCCAGTCTTCTTTCGGCAGGAGCGGATGGGGCTGCATGGGAAAATCTTTCAGATGTGGAAGTTTCGCACCATGACCGTCGATGCTCCCCAACTGCAGGACCAGCTAGAGAGCCTGAACCAGAGCCAGGATGGCATTATGTTCAAAATCAAGCATGACCCCCGGGTGACGGTGATCGGACGTTGGTTGCGCCACACCAGCATTGATGAACTCCCCCAATTGATCAATGTTCTGCGAGGCGAGATGAGCCTAGTCGGTCCTCGGCCCTTACCCCTCCGCGATATCCAGCGCTTTGCCCCCTGGCACCACACACGCCACCAGGTCTTACCCGGCATTACCGGACTGTGGCAGGTATCGGGGCGATCAGATATTGATACCTTTGATGATGCGGTACGGCTGGATCTGTATTACATAGACAACTGGTCGCTGAACCTGGACCTGGACATTTTGCTAGAAACCTGTCGCATTATCCTGTTTGGCCGGGGCGCTTATTAG
- the lpxA gene encoding acyl-ACP--UDP-N-acetylglucosamine O-acyltransferase yields MPAAIHPTAVIHPGAELHPTVRVGAYAVIGPQVKIGADTVIDSHVVIDGDTVIGDRNHIFVGAAIGLDSQDLKYTGEPSQVRIGNDNRIREYVTINRANQAGKATQIGNQNLIMAYVHIAHDCVVGDRVVIANAVSVGGHVVIESQAVIGGMVGIHQFVQIGRLAMVGAMSRIDRDVPPFVLVEGHPARVRSLNLVGLKRSGLMTEANGQPFRALKKAFRLLYRSGLSFSEALAQVELLGDYDCIQHLHHFLQFSRCEGRRGLIPGKGATLEDG; encoded by the coding sequence ATGCCAGCAGCAATTCACCCCACAGCGGTTATTCATCCCGGTGCCGAGCTACACCCCACGGTGCGGGTGGGTGCCTATGCCGTCATTGGCCCCCAGGTAAAAATTGGGGCTGATACGGTGATTGATTCCCATGTGGTCATCGATGGCGATACGGTGATTGGCGATCGCAATCATATTTTTGTAGGGGCCGCGATCGGTCTTGATTCCCAGGATCTGAAATACACGGGAGAACCCAGCCAGGTGCGGATTGGCAACGACAACCGGATTCGGGAATATGTGACGATCAATCGGGCCAATCAAGCGGGCAAGGCAACCCAGATTGGGAATCAGAATTTGATCATGGCTTATGTGCATATTGCCCATGATTGTGTGGTCGGTGATCGCGTGGTCATTGCTAATGCGGTGTCGGTAGGTGGCCATGTGGTGATCGAATCCCAGGCCGTGATTGGCGGTATGGTGGGGATTCACCAGTTTGTTCAGATTGGGCGTTTGGCGATGGTGGGAGCGATGAGCCGCATTGATCGGGATGTGCCGCCATTTGTGCTGGTGGAAGGGCATCCCGCACGGGTCCGATCGCTGAATCTGGTGGGCTTAAAGCGATCGGGTTTGATGACTGAGGCCAATGGGCAGCCCTTTCGCGCCCTGAAAAAAGCCTTTCGACTGCTTTACCGATCGGGTCTTTCCTTCTCGGAAGCCTTAGCCCAGGTTGAATTGCTGGGAGACTACGATTGTATTCAGCACCTGCACCACTTTTTGCAATTTTCCCGGTGCGAAGGACGGCGGGGGCTGATTCCGGGTAAGGGGGCCACGCTTGAAGACGGTTGA